One window from the genome of Daphnia pulex isolate KAP4 chromosome 9, ASM2113471v1 encodes:
- the LOC124201901 gene encoding uncharacterized protein LOC124201901: MGISNFPPHLILLVFPLILIIDTTKAVAIHHERTLVEERRRPDETASINWTELMANGELDQRAKRALFLNLVNAQQAKAEENIRSSIHSSFIAAAFNYDYWIDFGIDQTGRRKDFFKVLVAATSAASINERTDITNHSAQNDVE; this comes from the exons atgggaatttcaaatttcccgcctcATCTGATTTTACTCGTTTTCCCGCTGATTTTAATCATCGACACGACGAAAGCCGTGGCCATCCACCACGAAAGGACATTGG TGGAAGAAAGACGTCGCCCGGATGAGACGGCCTCGATCAATTGGACGGAATTGATGGCCAATGGCGAGCTGGACCAACGGGCGAAACGGGCCCTGTTTCTCAACTTGGTCAATGCGCAGCAAGCCAAAGCCGAAGAAAACATACGTAGTagcattcattcatcatttaTTGCTGCGGCATTTAATTACGATTATTGGATTGATTTTGGCATCGATCAAACAGGGAGGAGGAaggattttttcaaagtccTTGTCGCCGCTACATCGGCCGCCTCGATCAATGAACGCACCGATATTACCAATCATTCGGCCCAGAACGATGTTGAATAG